One window from the genome of Chloroflexota bacterium encodes:
- a CDS encoding GAF domain-containing protein, translated as MSEAIAEEVIHRGIREGWSRDRILDEVVGTLHSANPKYHWVGVYLLVGDVLVLGPYRGKPTIHTRIPIGEGICGLAARTRETVNVPDVRQDPRYIACSLETRSEIVVPILDGDCVYGEIDIDSDDEAAFDEADRESLERVARLLVPVLAKPGCGKEGADANL; from the coding sequence ATGAGTGAAGCCATCGCTGAAGAAGTGATCCATCGGGGAATCCGCGAAGGCTGGAGCCGCGATCGGATTCTGGATGAGGTCGTTGGGACGCTCCACAGCGCAAACCCGAAATACCATTGGGTTGGCGTGTACCTGCTGGTCGGAGACGTACTGGTACTCGGCCCGTATCGCGGGAAGCCGACGATTCATACGCGCATCCCCATCGGCGAGGGCATCTGCGGGCTGGCTGCGCGCACCCGGGAGACGGTGAATGTGCCCGATGTACGACAAGATCCGCGCTACATCGCGTGCAGCCTGGAGACCCGCTCGGAGATTGTCGTGCCGATTCTGGATGGGGACTGCGTGTACGGCGAGATTGACATAGACAGCGACGACGAGGCGGCTTTTGACGAGGCCGACCGCGAGAGCCTGGAACGGGTGGCGCGCCTCCTGGTGCCCGTGCTGGCGAAGCCCGGATGCGGCAAGGAGGGCGCCGATGCGAATCTATGA
- a CDS encoding cyclase family protein — MRIYDVSVPIHPGMVVWPGDAKVVLERVRSQEEGSRATVSNIHMGLHTGTHVDAPCHFIPGGRGVESLALDALVGPAWVAELDAAGPIDAGDLARAGVPAGAQRLLLKTPNSALWARPDFSQDFAHLTPDAARWVVERGLRLVGVDYLSVEAFGGDGSTHTILLSAGVVILEGLDLSAVKGGWYTLYCLPLKVLGGDGAPARAVLVTDD; from the coding sequence ATGCGAATCTATGACGTGTCCGTGCCCATCCATCCGGGGATGGTGGTATGGCCTGGGGACGCGAAGGTGGTGTTGGAGCGGGTGCGCAGCCAAGAGGAGGGAAGCCGCGCCACGGTGTCCAATATCCACATGGGCCTGCACACGGGGACGCATGTTGACGCGCCGTGCCATTTCATCCCGGGTGGGCGCGGCGTGGAGTCGCTGGCGCTGGACGCTCTGGTGGGGCCGGCGTGGGTGGCGGAACTTGATGCGGCGGGACCGATTGACGCGGGCGACTTGGCGCGCGCCGGTGTGCCCGCGGGTGCCCAGCGCCTTCTGCTGAAGACGCCGAACTCGGCGCTGTGGGCGCGGCCCGACTTCTCGCAGGATTTCGCCCACCTGACGCCGGATGCCGCCCGCTGGGTGGTGGAGCGGGGACTGCGCCTGGTGGGCGTGGACTATCTGTCCGTGGAGGCGTTCGGGGGCGACGGCTCCACGCATACGATTCTGCTGTCGGCGGGGGTCGTGATCCTGGAGGGGCTGGATCTCTCGGCAGTGAAAGGCGGCTGGTACACGTTGTACTGCCTGCCGCTCAAAGTCCTTGGGGGCGACGGCGCGCCCGCACGTGCTGTGCTTGTTACGGACGATTGA
- a CDS encoding sulfite oxidase-like oxidoreductase, with the protein MVQNRVPPGQRLTDRFPVLHYGQVPRFDPATWTLRVFGLVERERVFRYEEFTALPTKRIVADIHCVTGWSKLDTVWEGVLFRDLAALVVPKPEARYVMFHCEYGFTANLPLEVVMDDDVLLAWKYDDKPLTPEHGFPLRAVVPKRYFWKSGKWVRGVEFMAQDRLGFWEQYGYNNSADPWKEERYA; encoded by the coding sequence ATGGTGCAAAATCGCGTACCGCCGGGGCAAAGGCTGACAGACCGATTCCCCGTGCTGCATTATGGGCAGGTGCCGCGCTTTGACCCGGCCACGTGGACGTTGAGGGTGTTCGGCTTGGTGGAGCGGGAGCGGGTTTTCCGCTACGAGGAGTTCACGGCACTGCCCACCAAGCGCATTGTGGCCGACATCCACTGCGTAACGGGGTGGAGCAAACTGGACACCGTGTGGGAGGGCGTGTTGTTCCGCGACCTGGCGGCGCTGGTGGTGCCCAAGCCGGAGGCTCGCTACGTGATGTTCCACTGCGAGTACGGGTTCACGGCGAATCTGCCGCTGGAAGTGGTCATGGACGATGATGTGCTCCTGGCCTGGAAGTACGACGACAAGCCGCTGACCCCGGAGCACGGTTTCCCCCTGCGGGCGGTTGTGCCCAAGCGGTACTTCTGGAAGAGCGGTAAGTGGGTTCGCGGCGTGGAGTTCATGGCTCAAGACCGGCTGGGGTTCTGGGAGCAGTACGGCTACAACAACAGCGCCGACCCGTGGAAGGAAGAGCGGTACGCGTGA
- a CDS encoding PPC domain-containing protein has product MKHVRGLLIVLLLIGLFAIPPASASPESAGPPVAASDSCSAAAQPCENLLLNGGFETGNFAGWIVSGQPRIEDWPIHTGTYSACLGYDPYRDEIHPRDMLSQYVYVPFAAVGVRFHAVVAVWSDEDPGHYDSLTITVKSNSGFSREFWVWNDSYIPWTVYWIPLTFQYFPAGGLPPDETWQVIVDARNDESGRTEFYVDTLSLTFCCAEDPYEPYNDYYNAYPLVSGATYDVRICPLGDEDWFRFPVVQGQVITADLYNLPEDFDMNLYSSPSRQLCNNLSGTFDEHCYVFADSTGEWRVRVVGKGGATSNLPARLRVQVASFPTLAPTSTRTPTPTFTATRTPTRTPTRTATRTATRTPTRTPTRTATRTPTRQAPRRAFLPIIMKQRVAPGPTYTPTRTATRTPTRTPTRTATPRVIFSDDFNDGDLAGWTPNGGAWSNPGEYMQAAHTTVGYNVRSETGDNSVYEGTVILLSGNAAGLIFRASADGTSNYCAVLDASANALRLCVNQSGAYLNYYPMTVEYGRPYHIKVVADGSKMDVYLDGVKRVSAEDTRYATGKFGAYIRNGDAVWDNLEARALP; this is encoded by the coding sequence GTGAAACACGTACGAGGTTTGCTGATCGTCTTACTCCTCATCGGGCTGTTTGCCATCCCGCCCGCGTCGGCATCGCCGGAATCCGCAGGACCGCCCGTCGCAGCCTCGGACAGTTGCTCAGCCGCAGCGCAACCCTGCGAGAACCTGCTGCTCAACGGCGGCTTCGAGACGGGCAACTTTGCGGGCTGGATCGTGTCCGGCCAGCCGCGCATCGAAGATTGGCCTATACACACAGGTACCTACAGCGCTTGTCTGGGCTACGACCCCTACCGGGACGAAATACACCCGCGCGACATGTTGTCTCAGTACGTGTACGTTCCCTTCGCAGCCGTGGGCGTCAGGTTCCATGCCGTGGTTGCGGTCTGGAGCGACGAGGATCCTGGCCACTACGACTCGCTGACAATAACCGTCAAAAGCAACAGCGGGTTTTCTCGGGAATTCTGGGTATGGAACGACAGTTATATCCCTTGGACTGTTTACTGGATACCCCTAACTTTTCAATACTTTCCCGCGGGAGGACTCCCGCCTGACGAGACCTGGCAGGTGATCGTGGACGCACGGAATGACGAGAGCGGACGGACAGAATTCTACGTAGACACCCTGTCTCTCACCTTCTGTTGCGCCGAAGATCCCTACGAGCCTTACAACGACTACTACAATGCCTACCCCCTCGTGTCAGGCGCCACCTACGACGTGCGCATCTGCCCGCTTGGAGACGAGGACTGGTTCAGATTCCCGGTGGTGCAGGGGCAGGTGATCACCGCCGACCTGTACAACCTTCCAGAAGACTTCGACATGAACTTGTACAGCAGCCCATCCCGGCAGTTGTGCAACAATCTCAGCGGCACGTTCGATGAGCACTGCTACGTGTTTGCCGACAGCACGGGCGAGTGGCGCGTGCGCGTCGTGGGCAAGGGGGGAGCCACCAGCAACTTGCCGGCGCGGCTGCGCGTGCAGGTGGCGAGCTTCCCGACTCTGGCGCCCACCAGTACGCGCACCCCCACGCCCACGTTCACCGCAACGCGTACCCCAACCCGCACGCCCACGCGCACCGCTACGCGCACCGCTACCCGCACCCCCACCCGCACGCCGACGCGCACCGCTACCCGCACGCCGACGAGGCAGGCTCCGAGGCGCGCCTTCCTACCCATCATCATGAAGCAGCGCGTGGCCCCCGGCCCCACCTACACGCCGACGCGCACTGCAACCCGCACGCCCACTCGCACGCCGACGCGGACTGCTACGCCCCGCGTCATCTTCTCGGACGACTTCAACGATGGCGACCTGGCTGGCTGGACTCCCAACGGCGGCGCGTGGTCCAACCCCGGGGAGTACATGCAGGCGGCCCACACGACGGTTGGCTACAATGTGAGGAGCGAAACCGGCGACAACAGCGTCTATGAAGGCACGGTGATTCTGCTGAGCGGCAACGCGGCGGGCCTCATTTTCCGCGCTTCGGCGGATGGCACATCAAACTACTGCGCCGTGCTGGACGCCAGCGCCAATGCGCTGAGACTCTGCGTGAATCAGTCCGGCGCCTATCTGAACTACTACCCTATGACCGTGGAGTACGGCCGTCCGTACCACATCAAGGTCGTCGCCGACGGCTCCAAAATGGATGTCTACCTGGACGGCGTGAAGCGCGTCTCGGCGGAGGACACCAGGTACGCCACCGGCAAGTTCGGCGCATACATCCGAAATGGCGACGCCGTTTGGGACAACCTGGAGGCGCGGGCGCTGCCGTAG
- a CDS encoding DNRLRE domain-containing protein: protein MDKSTRPYRHAGAAVKTLLLLGLALTVVLGSAGAAPGAMAGTLQPDLQPPAITPTWTFSGNVYQGEPGDYSTPLAGVTVAIYGANRTGGWGTWIRETTTNRSGAFSLSVSGYDGDYAYYNIVETDPSGYVSTGALSGSGGEVVSANWIRFHNPSPGGYAENFFWDEPAPTATPTATVVRPTHTPSATATPTPTATRTRTPSATPTATAWSYVWEFSGVVWVTPIQLPAPQVEVSLYGSHHPLELEQRVDATLTSEDGSFVLHYVPGPGSAALQMYPYLILAVTDARYSVVNAWSESGGEVVAGMRLVWHEPPTGQYGGNGFVVASAAGTPTPTPTATPSGAQIVNLCAVEDAYVNQMAPGANYGDSAWLYVGTYWGQHENGISRSLVRFNLGWLPADTDIHSASLELQASSASGASTVDIRVYPIADDWQEMSVTWNNQPTVDAPVATTPVDLSTPTVYAWDVTDLVREWVSGARHNLGLELRGHESLPDWLRGFDSRHYSPYFTPFCPRLVLNFTAHHPVQTPTPLPTPTPTPTATSPCPAGDAGNFFAAATPLTLHSEVQEYICPSGDVDWWKFSVVTGQEITVHLYDMPRAPDADYDLFLVSPTYGSVASSERWGADKDEYISYIAQQSGEYRVLVRGKGVADWSWKHPYKLLARVCYPDEAGDTPDTAATISPGTTVIGRLCPAGDVDWYEFPVPPGQVTINATLSNLPKNYYIELYDPDNMPRDSSEQNGPPQETISYVAMNRPGIWKLAVRGLPLGNPDWDATNPYHLRVTVPPLPDLTFMGMEVVQVTQNTAGTIPLVANKATMVRVYVNSGWGQSTVIPNVTVRLTAWKGSSILGTLTRTSTIGNLSLANARLDLWRSVNFVLPTSWLSAGTLNLSAQINPDNAIPETNYANNTGNKQAVFYTASPAHVWLVNVQANNLSPATNDANLAASVAFLGDIFPIPRVQIWGVPNWQWVANYNYVTNGVVCENGWTDLLDDLQDLYDGWKNRPANATIYGYMHQSVNSPFVAGCGRTGVAAGILGSNGNTTMAHEVGHAYNLPHAPCGGAANTDPSWPTTTNPNAVIGEVGVRPATGNLFNPNNAHDLMSYCGPAWFSPYNYKKLLKITAPSAPNSAAANEASNLAHIAGDEPYVIISGRLADDGSLTLRPFWQDAFAPGQYDDEGEGPYAIELRDDGAQVLFTRRFDPFSGPQGGDHEIGHFHEILPYPAGVRYIVFRHGDRTLREVPVSAHAPQAHWLSPYGGESWEGAGPFRAAWEMTDVDGDLLTAQILYSRDGGETWMPVAVNLRAGEALLDGRSLGGSQQARLRLRVSDGVHTTEVDSELFQVARKAPLALITHPRMAAVYAPDEPVPLQGFASDAEDGMLPDEALAWDSSLDGPLGVGASLFVDTLSPGHHVITLTTTDSDGQVGTASVEILVFRHRLYLPIVQRSD, encoded by the coding sequence ATGGACAAGAGCACGCGCCCCTATCGGCATGCGGGCGCTGCCGTGAAGACCCTGCTCCTGCTCGGACTTGCACTGACAGTCGTCCTGGGCAGTGCAGGCGCAGCGCCGGGTGCGATGGCAGGCACACTCCAGCCCGACTTGCAACCGCCCGCCATAACCCCAACCTGGACTTTCAGCGGCAATGTTTACCAAGGCGAGCCCGGCGACTACAGCACGCCGCTGGCGGGCGTAACAGTTGCCATCTACGGGGCCAATCGCACCGGCGGCTGGGGCACGTGGATTCGGGAGACGACCACGAACCGCTCCGGCGCATTCAGCCTTTCTGTGTCGGGCTACGATGGCGACTACGCATACTACAACATCGTGGAGACCGACCCTTCGGGCTACGTATCTACCGGAGCCCTCAGCGGCTCCGGCGGCGAAGTGGTCAGCGCAAACTGGATTCGCTTCCACAACCCGTCTCCGGGCGGGTATGCGGAGAACTTCTTCTGGGACGAACCGGCCCCCACAGCCACGCCGACGGCCACTGTCGTCAGGCCAACTCACACGCCCAGCGCCACAGCCACCCCGACGCCCACTGCCACGCGAACACGCACGCCCAGCGCCACGCCCACGGCTACGGCTTGGTCCTACGTGTGGGAGTTCAGTGGCGTCGTTTGGGTTACACCCATTCAACTGCCGGCTCCACAGGTAGAGGTGAGTCTATACGGTTCGCACCATCCTTTGGAACTGGAGCAGCGCGTGGACGCGACCCTAACGAGCGAAGACGGCTCATTTGTGCTCCACTACGTCCCGGGCCCGGGGTCAGCCGCTCTGCAAATGTACCCATATCTCATCCTCGCAGTTACCGACGCTCGCTACAGTGTGGTGAATGCCTGGTCCGAAAGTGGCGGCGAGGTGGTTGCGGGGATGCGCCTTGTCTGGCATGAGCCACCTACGGGGCAATACGGGGGCAACGGCTTTGTGGTTGCCTCGGCGGCGGGGACCCCTACCCCAACGCCTACGGCCACCCCGAGCGGCGCGCAAATCGTCAACCTCTGCGCTGTGGAAGACGCCTATGTCAATCAGATGGCGCCGGGCGCGAACTACGGCGATTCGGCCTGGCTCTACGTCGGCACCTACTGGGGACAGCATGAGAACGGCATTAGCCGATCGCTGGTGCGGTTTAACCTCGGTTGGCTGCCCGCCGACACCGACATCCACAGCGCGTCCCTGGAGTTGCAGGCGTCGTCGGCCAGCGGCGCAAGCACGGTAGACATCCGCGTTTACCCTATTGCCGACGACTGGCAAGAGATGTCCGTAACGTGGAACAACCAGCCGACGGTGGACGCACCCGTCGCCACCACGCCGGTGGACCTGTCCACGCCCACCGTGTACGCTTGGGACGTTACCGACCTGGTGCGCGAGTGGGTGAGCGGCGCGCGCCATAACCTGGGCCTGGAACTGCGAGGGCACGAATCTCTCCCGGACTGGCTGAGGGGCTTTGACAGCCGCCACTACTCGCCCTATTTCACGCCATTTTGCCCGCGCCTGGTGCTCAACTTCACGGCCCACCACCCGGTGCAAACGCCCACGCCCCTGCCGACGCCCACACCCACGCCCACGGCGACGTCGCCGTGTCCCGCCGGGGATGCCGGCAATTTCTTCGCGGCGGCGACTCCGCTGACCCTCCACAGCGAGGTGCAAGAGTACATCTGCCCAAGCGGCGACGTGGACTGGTGGAAATTCTCGGTCGTCACCGGGCAGGAGATCACCGTGCACCTATACGACATGCCGCGGGCTCCGGATGCCGACTATGACCTGTTCCTCGTCAGCCCGACGTACGGCAGCGTCGCCAGTTCAGAGCGATGGGGCGCGGACAAGGATGAGTATATCTCCTACATCGCGCAGCAGAGCGGCGAGTACCGGGTGCTGGTACGCGGCAAAGGCGTTGCCGACTGGAGTTGGAAGCACCCGTACAAACTCCTGGCGCGGGTCTGCTATCCGGACGAGGCCGGCGACACGCCCGACACGGCGGCCACCATCTCGCCGGGGACGACTGTGATTGGGCGACTTTGCCCGGCAGGGGATGTGGACTGGTACGAATTCCCTGTGCCGCCCGGGCAGGTGACAATCAACGCCACGTTGAGCAACCTGCCAAAGAACTATTACATAGAACTCTATGACCCAGATAACATGCCGCGCGACTCATCGGAGCAAAATGGCCCGCCGCAGGAAACGATCTCCTACGTCGCCATGAATCGGCCGGGAATTTGGAAATTGGCCGTGCGCGGCTTGCCTCTGGGCAATCCGGACTGGGATGCCACGAACCCCTATCATCTGCGCGTAACCGTGCCGCCACTGCCCGATCTGACCTTCATGGGGATGGAAGTCGTGCAAGTAACGCAGAACACCGCGGGCACCATCCCGCTGGTGGCAAACAAGGCTACCATGGTCCGCGTCTATGTGAACAGCGGGTGGGGGCAGAGCACCGTTATCCCCAATGTGACAGTGCGACTGACCGCGTGGAAAGGCTCCTCCATCCTGGGCACGCTCACACGCACAAGCACAATCGGCAACCTGTCGCTGGCGAATGCGCGCCTTGACCTGTGGCGCAGCGTCAATTTTGTCCTGCCGACCTCCTGGCTGAGCGCGGGGACCCTCAACCTTTCTGCCCAAATCAATCCCGACAACGCTATACCGGAGACCAACTACGCCAATAACACCGGCAACAAACAGGCCGTTTTCTACACCGCCTCGCCCGCGCACGTCTGGCTGGTGAACGTGCAGGCGAACAACCTGTCGCCTGCCACCAATGACGCGAATCTGGCGGCATCCGTCGCCTTCCTCGGTGACATCTTTCCCATCCCCAGGGTACAAATCTGGGGCGTCCCCAACTGGCAGTGGGTGGCAAACTACAACTACGTTACGAATGGGGTAGTGTGTGAGAATGGGTGGACCGACTTGCTAGATGATCTGCAGGATCTCTACGACGGGTGGAAGAACCGGCCGGCGAATGCGACCATCTATGGGTACATGCATCAGTCGGTTAATTCGCCGTTTGTCGCCGGGTGCGGGCGCACCGGCGTAGCCGCGGGTATACTGGGTTCCAACGGCAACACAACCATGGCGCACGAGGTCGGCCATGCCTACAATCTGCCGCACGCGCCCTGCGGCGGCGCGGCAAACACGGACCCCTCCTGGCCCACCACGACAAACCCGAATGCCGTCATTGGCGAGGTTGGTGTGCGTCCCGCGACGGGGAATCTTTTCAACCCAAACAATGCTCACGATCTGATGTCTTACTGCGGGCCCGCTTGGTTTTCACCCTACAACTACAAGAAACTACTCAAGATTACCGCCCCCTCCGCACCCAACAGCGCTGCGGCAAATGAGGCTTCCAACCTGGCGCACATCGCCGGCGATGAGCCGTATGTGATCATCAGCGGTCGCCTGGCCGATGATGGCTCATTGACCTTGCGCCCCTTCTGGCAAGACGCATTCGCGCCCGGGCAGTACGACGACGAAGGCGAGGGGCCCTACGCCATAGAACTGCGCGATGACGGGGCGCAGGTCCTCTTCACACGCCGATTTGACCCGTTCAGCGGTCCACAGGGCGGTGATCATGAGATCGGCCATTTCCATGAGATTCTGCCCTATCCTGCCGGCGTGCGGTACATCGTGTTCCGCCATGGCGACCGGACTCTGCGGGAGGTGCCGGTCAGCGCGCACGCACCGCAGGCGCACTGGCTCAGCCCATACGGCGGCGAGTCTTGGGAGGGCGCAGGGCCATTCCGGGCCGCATGGGAGATGACCGACGTGGATGGCGATCTGCTCACCGCGCAGATACTGTACTCGCGCGACGGTGGGGAAACATGGATGCCTGTAGCCGTAAACCTGCGGGCAGGCGAGGCGCTGCTGGATGGCCGCTCGCTCGGCGGCAGCCAACAGGCCCGGCTACGCTTGCGCGTGAGCGATGGCGTGCACACCACCGAGGTAGACAGCGAGTTGTTCCAGGTCGCGCGCAAAGCGCCTCTCGCGTTGATCACGCATCCGCGAATGGCGGCGGTCTATGCCCCCGACGAGCCGGTCCCGTTGCAGGGGTTTGCCAGCGACGCGGAGGACGGGATGCTCCCTGATGAAGCGCTTGCCTGGGACTCTAGCCTGGATGGACCCCTGGGGGTGGGGGCCAGCCTATTCGTAGATACGCTATCTCCCGGCCATCATGTCATCACCCTGACGACCACCGACAGCGACGGGCAGGTGGGCACGGCCTCCGTGGAAATCCTTGTCTTCCGACACCGGCTGTACCTGCCCATAGTCCAGCGGAGCGATTGA
- a CDS encoding antibiotic biosynthesis monooxygenase, whose translation MVLFVVKWDIHPDKVDAYLEWLKSAVPRTVGGPGVVTFRAYRGAAGAPQVVATYEFADMAAWATWHTNEEMQKVWSELHTLGLNVTAELWGPSPVMPKPIRPGG comes from the coding sequence ATGGTGCTCTTTGTGGTGAAGTGGGATATCCATCCGGACAAAGTGGATGCCTACCTGGAGTGGCTCAAGAGCGCAGTGCCGCGCACCGTGGGCGGGCCGGGAGTGGTGACATTTCGGGCATACCGTGGAGCCGCCGGCGCTCCCCAGGTCGTGGCGACCTACGAGTTCGCCGATATGGCCGCCTGGGCAACCTGGCACACGAACGAGGAGATGCAGAAGGTGTGGTCTGAACTGCACACCCTCGGCCTCAACGTGACTGCGGAACTCTGGGGGCCGTCACCGGTCATGCCCAAGCCCATCCGGCCCGGTGGGTAG
- a CDS encoding DUF3303 family protein: MKFVALWSLKESVDQAKLAEMMGRRAEWKFPEGIKLIAEYWSPKSKPAVVSIFEADDAAALTINSVAWIDAMEADIFPVATWEEGLQGLTRYLSGA; encoded by the coding sequence ATGAAGTTCGTCGCGTTGTGGAGTCTGAAAGAATCCGTAGACCAGGCCAAGTTGGCGGAGATGATGGGACGCCGAGCCGAGTGGAAGTTCCCTGAGGGGATCAAACTGATCGCCGAGTACTGGTCGCCCAAGAGCAAACCGGCGGTAGTGTCCATCTTTGAGGCCGACGATGCGGCGGCGTTGACGATCAACTCGGTGGCCTGGATTGACGCGATGGAGGCGGACATCTTCCCCGTCGCCACGTGGGAGGAGGGGCTGCAGGGACTGACCCGCTATCTGAGCGGCGCGTAG